ACCCTGGCTCGCATCACGGCCGGACGCGAGGGCCCGAGCGGACGCCTCAGGCCGCCGTGAAGGGGTGACCGTTTGTAAACACAGCCCTCAGCGAGCAGCAGACCTGTCAACAATGGACAGGTCAAGTTGACAAGCGCCTGACATCCGCAGAGCTTGCACGACCTGGCACCTTTCACCCTCCCCGACTCTTCGTCGAGACCAGGAGTTCCTCAATGTTCGACGCCTTCACCAAGGTTGTAGCCCAGGCTGATGCCCGCGGCGAATTCATCAATGCCGGTCAGATTGACGCCCTCTCGGCGATGGTCGGCGACAGCTTCAAGCGCATGGACACGGTGAACCGCATCACCTCCAATGCCTCCAAAATCGTCACCAACGCCGCTCGCGATCTCTTCGATTCGCAGCCCGCTCTGATCGCCCCCGGCGGTAACGCCTACACCCATCGCCGCATGGCCGCCTGCCTGCGCGACATGGAGATCGTTCTCCGCTACGTCACCTACGCCATCTTCACCGGCGACGCCTCCGTCCTGGAAGACCGCTGCCTCAATGGCCTGCGTGAAACCTATCTCGCCCTCGGCGTCCCCGGCGCTTCCGTGGCAGAAGGCATCCGCAAGATGAAGGACGCCGCCATCGCCATCGCCAACGACCGCAACGGCATCACCCCCGGCGACTGCTCCGCTCTCATGAGCGAAGTCGGCACCTACTTCGACCGCGCCGCCGCCGCTGTCGGCTGATCGGCTCCGATCCCAAGGTCTTCCCTGACCTCTCCTTGATCAACGGTTCCACCTTCTTCCTTTCTCTCCCATGAAGACCCCCCTCACCGAGGCCGTCGCC
This sequence is a window from Cyanobium sp. PCC 7001. Protein-coding genes within it:
- a CDS encoding phycocyanin subunit beta, whose product is MFDAFTKVVAQADARGEFINAGQIDALSAMVGDSFKRMDTVNRITSNASKIVTNAARDLFDSQPALIAPGGNAYTHRRMAACLRDMEIVLRYVTYAIFTGDASVLEDRCLNGLRETYLALGVPGASVAEGIRKMKDAAIAIANDRNGITPGDCSALMSEVGTYFDRAAAAVG